In Molothrus ater isolate BHLD 08-10-18 breed brown headed cowbird chromosome 14, BPBGC_Mater_1.1, whole genome shotgun sequence, the genomic stretch GTAATTACATCTCAGAGCCCAGGAGCTAAGAATCTGCAATTCTTTGGAGGAAGAATGTGGGTGGCTGACTCTTCAGGATGTTTGTTAACCAGCcatttttattctaaaacaAAAAGATCCATATACTTTGCTTTTAACAGGTGCTTGCAGTTTCTGTGAACTCTTCAGGCATTTCTGGCTGCCATGTTCCAAGACCTGCTTGAATAACTTTTAAACTAAGAGGCTCCCTATTCAGAACACCTCCATCCTGCAAAGGTTAATTAAAGGATGTTTAGCTCCAGTTGGGCTGAGCTTTCTTCAAATCACTGGACATTTCAGTTTGGTACCTAAACTAAAAAGCACACAATGACAGGAGCATTCTTGCATTTCCTCAGCATTTGTAATTTAGGTTAGTTGTCACTGACTGagcactgaaaacacagaaacctGTGCAAATATTATTCACGCTCTCTAAACATCAGACTTACCCAGttctgcccagctcccctgaGATAAGGCAccattaaaaaagaattaagCCCAGAACACAAATTCTTTGATTCAGTGTAAAATACTGTACAGCAAAGGGAACCAGTACTAAGTTTCAATACACAATTCTCactctttttcttcaaaacagaTGCATTAGCTGCCTTTTACAGCCACACAGCACAGGGGCCTGGTTGCACAGGGCAGTGGGCCAAGGGAGGGCTGGAACTACCCTCAGAACACTGACCTGTAAATAGCATCACAAAATCATAACAAATACCGTTTATAGTTCATGAACTAGAAGCCAGTaaattttattgtaaaatattaGATTTCTTCACTATGTAAGGGCAAGAAAAGATAGCAGGGTGTTTAATTTCCTGAGAGCTGACAGATAGTCCATACAAACTTCTAGATTACAAATTGCTTTAAGTACAAGATTGACttagtttttggggtttttttaaatttcatagCTCGGACAAAATCTTTTTGACCATGAGTTACTGAGTCCTGCAGCAAGCATTCCAGAAATCTGGCTAAAACCCTCCCACCTCCCACTCCCAagatgcagcagctccaggtgtgaccagtgaggatgaggagggggcagctcctgccagaggCTGCTTTCAGAGGGTTACCGGGGCACACTTGCACAGGGAACTACCAGCCCCGCGAAGGAAACGGAAGTATCCCGAATGTCCCTCGGGGAACGACGGTCGGAGCATCCGGCAGGGGCTGCGGAGCAGCCGGATGCGCCCGGGCACGGCGCCCCGCTTAGAGAAAATGCCGAGGGAAGAGCACTCTTGCCAAggggcagcccctgagcaggTGGGGCAGCATGCGGGGTCCTGGGGGGCTTTCAGCTTTTATcagtccctccccagtgcccccagaaAAGGGAGGGATTACTAGGAGAAAGGGGATTTAAATTGAGGGGAAAAGCTTCCTTTCCCACAATTGCCCGCATTCAAATTGAAGAGGAATCTGCTTCCCCGGCAACTTCAATGGTCTCAATCGAAGGAAACCCTAGCTTTTCCATGCCGTTACGGGTATTAATTGACAGGGAGTCCCCatctttcattattttgcagTTTAAATGGAAGGGGAAAACCTCGATGATGCTTTACTATGAGTTTGAATTAAGGGTAGCTCTGCCCTTTTCATCATCCAAAGGCTGAAATGGAGAGGGAAGCCCAACTGTCCCTCCTTTTTAAGGGTTTGAATTGATGGAAAAATCCCCCGTTTTCCATCACTGGAGAGATTTAAAGTGATGAATGCTCCTCTTTACCCAATATTTCAGGGGATTAAATTAAAGGGGAGAAGCCATTTATTTGCCATTGTGTTAGTTTAAGTGGCGGCAACTGCCCTATTTCCTCATTTTAAGGGGTGCACTTGAAGCAAGCTTTgcctttttcagcattttaggggtttaaaactgcatttcaggGCACTTCTACCAAATATTTTGGATGGGAGCAAGGCCAGCACATGTGCACATATGTAACCCTAATACTATATGGGAGtctattctttttcctttttatttataatgtaGATAGCCCTAATTAGAGGTTCTAAGGAGACTTGACTACTTATATCATTAGTATTCTTCTCAACCCTACTTAGTCACACATGAAGTAATACTTAGCAGTCACTAAGGAATAATTATGTAAGTTAACAGCAACTTATCAAGTTGCTGTTAACTTACATAAATTACCTAAATTACCAAGCTGTGCTGCCTAAAcacaaagttttatttcttacctGTTTTCTGCACTTTTGCTCCAAGTAGCTGTAGCAAAAAAGAAAGTGCTGCTATTTCCCTGAAGAGCTTTCTCCTATATCAAGCCCTTTACTCCCCTGGAACTCAAGTCAGAGGAGCCAAACAGCTATAGCCCCTTGGAGGGCTTTTATACCTGGTGGGatttgccccccccccccccccccctcccttttccGGGGTATCATGGTAATGAGAGGCGGTCACAATCAGGGGTATAttaaccccagcctttgctgGGGGGGCTTCATTCCCTCTCAGGGATCAGCTAGGATAGGAGCTCTTCTCTCATTTTAGTGAAGATGCTCTTTCAGTTTATCTCAGCTTGTTTTTAGTAAGTGCTTTTAGATGTCTAAAGCAATAAAGgctttgaagatactgtgaagaaaacagcatagaATGCAGGGAGTATTTAAGTTcacagttttgggttttgtgtttaggggtggtaaggtgcatttgtaatttcttgttttgttcttattttgttttgtattttttaggAGGAGTGCAGCTTCCAGAGACTCCAGGTTGTGTTAATTACAacacttttttcagcagattcatcATGTCACAAGAGGGATCTGCCCAGTGTCCAAGATGATGTTTGAGACTGAGGCTTCAGGTGAGTTGAGGATTGTGactaggagagggagggtgagcaggtaTCCACTTAGGAGTTATTGCTGGGGGGGTGGTTTTGGAGGCAGTAGGTtgagaaagggtgtttatttgaggCCCCACCCCTAGGCTTTTCAGAAGTGTAACAGAGGCCTTTGTATGTCTTACAGCACACAAGGTcatccactgcactcacaggaatgccatttcACTTTGCCATTCTCTAACCCAGGTGTCACTCACAATAACGGCCGCAgccttggaatcaggatgaagctggagcctgaaggagccGGGCAtactcaggagagggcaagtagctgactcgctgggatttggcccacataactctgtactcatacattggttttggttttctttattgtagctgaccGAGAGGCTAACAGGTGATCACAGGGCCCTCTgaggcagactcatttcaggtgcaaCGTGGATCCTCGTCACCgatcatccaaaagataagtTGGGGCCATGGCCTGGAGTTGGAACAATGGGAGAGCAGCGGGTTGGGAGTTCCTGggacaaatttaaaaattagcagagggaaaagtAATCTCCTCCAAGGGGCCTCTTAGGACAGCTAGAGGGAGAGGCTCTAATTTTGATGGCATCTTTCAGGCGGGCAGCGCAGAACAGTTCTGGTCCACGTCATGTTGTCCGGCGTACCGTGTTACCTAGtgtgtctttggggtcccttttgccttttcccctcgaGACCCTCACCACAAGCATAATGTGTTGCGTTTGTTGTCCCCCTGTTTGTCACgttctgtgtcacgggtgtctgcacataTTTGTGCCAgatctgctctgccctgccctgccgcatagcctgctgcaacaggacaagTCCCAGGGACTTGCAGTTTGTGGGGTGTTGCCAGACTCTAGATGATATTCCTAGATAgaagatgtttggagctgtgaagttatcctgcagccctttgacttttgtcctcaCTTTCTTTCAGACGCggaaggataaaatccagggcaaaatccatccacccatcccaggtgaggaggttcccccgagcaggtcagtcaccgtttgtctctgcagggggagtgtaaagtgtgactctgttacagcactgttctttttcttttcaggaggtaaagctggatatcagcagtcaaggtgagccTTGAGTAGGGTACAGAAGCAGTTATTATTGCTCCAGTCTCACTTTCCGGTGCCACTCTAAGCAtctgttcctgtttctgtgctttaggcaatccactcggagtaCACTAAGCCCCAGTCACCGACCGGCCGACCCACCGGGCGCGCCGCTCTCCCGAGCCCCGCGGAAGAATCACGGGACTCATCGATGAAGCCTCTgccttttctatttaaaggtgtCACCAGCCTTCAGCAATGGCCGAGGAGTTGTGGTGAGTTGGGGAAGTAGGGAGGCGGAGCGAGGGTCCGCTCAGGTTTGAACAATGCCGCATGACCTCGTCTCCTCTTACCCCAGGTGTACCCCGTGACCATGGCATCAGCCTCGGAGTGTGGCTGAAGGGCGCGGCCCCAGGATCCAGGCATTCTTAGGAAAAGAGTGAGTagcagaattgttgggttttggccagtgtgctgcagagatcatgcattgatatttggatttctttcatgtagctgactAAGAAACATCAGGAAGAtgttgaacaacagtgccagcaggaacttcccagatgttgaggctGCCTTCTTTTGTACATGACACagacctgcatccccagatgtccgagagataagtagagggctacaacccacagaggggatgaaagtgGGGCGCAGGGTAGGGACCCACcaggaggggtttttgagtcacctttggagatgggggtgtccatgaagcggccccttagggCCCATAAAAGAAAGTGTCACTTTTGATGACAGAactgaggtgcgcagggcagagcagtcccggtgtgtatcgtgtccCTTGTCTATTGTGcattatgtgttgtttggatatgtcatgtcttttaccttagccctttgaggggcctatcagaaaccctggcatcattcttagcatctgtgatctctgtaTTCCTTGGCCTGGTACCAATGCCATAGAACTTTCAACTtgggagctcagacaggcatcagactctcttctctttttataagcatccggtcagatgtcttttcaggtcttgttctgagctgtatggacagctatgCCCCGCTAGGGTCCATTAAGGCTGAGTTGGACTTGTAAGAatgtgagggcaggtagaggaTTCTGACTGTAGGATTCCTGGGtatccatctttgcagttcttggaataaatcattcggttagcatcttcttccttcagtgttttctgagCCTCATGGTCAGCTCACCATCACTCTCACCTCgatcatctccttttgcattctctcagtccttgcagccattttccttgccaggagatttctgtccgtgtggtgtccccgttgtctgtcacgtcctgtctgtcccgtgtcacgggtgtctgcacacatttgtgccggagctgctctgccctgccgcataggCTGGTGTAATAGGACAAGTCCCGGGGACTTGCAGTTggtaatgtggggtgtagttggactctagatgAGATTTATAGATGGATACAAGATGTCTGGAGCTCtgaagttatcctgcaacagtttgactcttgtcctaacttttttttcagatttggGTGGATTAAATCTATGTCAGagtgccccatcccaggtgagGTATttcccccgagcaggtgaggcaccatttgtctctgcagcagaagtgtatgtggtgactctgttacagcactgttctttgtctttctttttaggaactAAGTCtggataccagcagtcaaggtgagcagtggagagtagttgttattgctccGGTCTCAATTTCCGGTGGAGCTCTAAAGCTTCCATTCTTGTTTGtgtgctttaggcaatccacttGGAGTATGCTAAGCCTCTGTCACCAGCTGGCTGATGCActgggttccctgcacgtgtgagccctgtggatgcattacaggacctggtgatgaagcccagaacttttctctttaaaggtgccatccaggtggcctttgGCAATGGCCCAGGAGTTGCGGTGAgtcagggaagcagggagggggagcgagggtcccctcaggtttcagccatgccaaatcacctcatctcctcttaacccagacaccccctgtgacgacggcctcggtctccgagcgtgcccgaagcgtgcggcccgagcagctgagcgttcttaggagcacggtgagtagcagacttgtggggttttggccgatgggtTGCCGAGATCAGGTACTGACGTTTGGTTTCCTTAATAtagctgtctaagagacaccagcccggtgccagcaggagcttcccggcTGACAAGGCGGCCTTTCTTTGCAgccgagaccggcatccccagctgtgcgagagataagtagagggccacgacccacagaggggatgaaagcagggggctggtttgggatttactgggaggggtttttgagtccgCTTTGGAGGATGGGGGGGGTGTTCATGAAGTGGCCCCTTAGGCCCCCTAAAAGCAAAGTCTCACTTTGGATCACAGTtctgaggtgcgcagggcagagcagtcccggtgtgtatcgtgtcacttgtcttttgtgcattatgtgttgtttgggtATCTCATGTCTTTTATCCtagccctttgaggggcctgtcagaaaccttGGCACCATTCTTAGTATCTGTGATCTCAGTGTTCCTTGCCCTGGCACCTATGCCATGGAAGTTTTGACTCAGGAGCTCAGGCAGGTATCAGAATCTCATctctctttagaagcatccagTCAGATGTCTTGTCACATCTTGTTCTAAGCTGTACAGAGAGAGCCGTGCCCCACAAGGATCCATTAAGGCGGATTAGGCCTTGTAAGAATGCGAGGTTAGGGAGAGAATTCTGActgtaggattctcgggcatccatctttgctgttcttggaataaatcattcagttagcatcttcttcctccagggtTCTCcgagcctcatcagctcaccatcggtctcacctcggtcatctccttttgcattctctcagtccttgcaATCATTTTCCTTGCCCAGAGATTTCTGTTCCTGTTGTGTCCCAATTGTTTGTCatgtcctgtcctgtgtcacgggtgtctgcacacacatttgtgctggagctgctctgccctgccacatagcctggtgcaataggacAAGCCCTGGGGAgttgaaatttgtaatgtgggCTGTAGTTGAACTCTAgatgggatttgtagatggacacaagatagctggagctcttaagttatcctgcagacctttgacttttgtcctaactttttctttcagatgcagaaggataaagtccagggcagagccccccatcccaggtgcGGGGATTGCCCTgagcaggtcagtcactgtttgtctctgcagagggagcatAAATGGTGGCTGTTACGGCAGtgttctttgtctctctttttaggaAGTCAAGGCAGAGGGCAGCTGTCAAGGCTGAGTGGGCAAGGTGAGAATTGAGTActgtacagaagcagttgttattgctgaagtctcagtttctggtgcagctctaagcatGTActcttgttctttttattttaggtggtcCACTTGCAATCTATCCTGGCTAAGCATGACCATGCCAGGTGGGTGCAAGCTTAAGGTATTGTTGtggcatccttgtcagatttgggagattgtgttttcacagtatgtcagcatgcttttctgctttgtttctttgcaggtgctgtcggTGCTCTAGGCATGCCCaggaacagaggagggcaggtgagtcgCAGTTTAGGCAGGCTGACTCCTAGGTGAGTgttacacagcagcatgctaagcgtgtcccttttctctttgcaggtatCTTCCGGGCACCCTCCGGAgtcaaatcaagatttgaggtgagccGGGGCAGTGGTGTGGAGGAGTCCCGGGGATTACTGTTTTTGAGGgcaatagtcaggttttctgttttgccttGGGTACCCTGAGGAGGCTTGTAGCCAAAGCTTGGAAACGGCAGCACCAAAGCACACGTGGAGGACATCTCAACGTCCAACTGACGATGGCTTTTGTCCGCTTGtcttccaaaagctaagtgtCAGGGCCACTGgttgggagaaggggaaaaacctTTACTATCACAGGGAACAATTGATGTCCGCTTAGCAGAGAGGTCTGTAGCGGGAAAGGCTCTCTggaagaaaagggagagggTTTGTCCTCAGCCTGACCAGAGCCtttgccgggcagggcagttccGACCCATCTCCACATTCTTGGGAACTTTGCATCTTCAGCCTTCCTCAACTCGACGTCGTCACGGATCTTTCCCCTGAGGAGCTCGCCTTCAGGTCTGGAGCTATCGCCACGGTCACCCAGCAGTCCGCTTCCTTCTCTAGGCTTGCCGAGCCTCTCGAGCATCCTCTTAACTGTTTTGCTACTAACTTCTTATAGTGAGTTACGTTTCATCATGTGCTATCATCATAGGGCTTtctttcctttggcatcatcGGCCTCTGGCTCATCTTGCAGTAGGAATCTTGGGTCCATAAGGTCAAAGTGCCAGGCAGTTTCCAATTGTCTCTGGTATGTTGTCTGTGTCTGGTATGTTGTCTGTGTCTGGTATGTAGTGTGTGTCCATTGTCTTCCGTGTAGTAGGCTTTTGTTACGTCTCGATGCTTTATTGGCACTATTCTGTGCCATATAGGCTGTATTTTACTCACGTTCCTTCCCGGATATCGCTTATTCCAGCGTCTTTCTGtttttactctttgagacaggaagGATTACACAAGGTGTCATCCATCTTCCTTCTCACTACTAGCTTTGGTAGTGTCTTTTTTTCCATGCCATTCTCTTGGACTTCTAGAGGGAGTGTCTTACTCCCTCCTCAGGTGACTGCAGTAGTTCTGTAGGTTCTATCTTCTCAAAGGGTATATGGCTCAAGAATTAATCTTCCAGAGAGTTATCTGAAGTTCTGGCTCATGCTGTATGTACCGATGTCACCTTATATTGTGTGTACTTACACTATACATACACTTGCACTGTATGTGTCAGCTTATATTGGGTGTACTTATGTTGTACCACTTATaactggagctgctctgccctggcacataGTCACAGGTAGAACAGTTACATAAATTTTACTGTTCATCTGTCTTCTATGGGTAGATAGAAGACTGATGAACAGTAGATAGATTCTGGGTAGAAAACTTATCAGTCCAGAGCGGGGACAAGTCCTAGCTATCAGATAGCCACTTGTTGACCATTTCCTGTCATCTCACAGGTCCCCAAGGCTACCGATTTCCCCAGAATCTACCATTTGATGTCAAGGAGCGGCAGTCAGAAGATGTGTCACAGCACGTTCTTCAGTGTCTCAAGTAAGGGCTGCAGTGAGTGTAAGTTGGAAGaatgtgtgagtgtgtgtgacaGAATGTgactgtgtctgtctgtgtccGCTTGTCTCTGCACGTGTGAGTGCATTCTGACTGGATTTAACCTTGTGTGTGTGATGTTTGCCTTTCAAGTTTTtcaactaatttttaaatttagaataaaaaatccccagccagAGTTTCCCCCCTCCCACACCCCgtggctgggttttttttccctctgtcccagctggcCTGCAAGGTGATGTTCATTGCCGGAGTTTGGGTGTGGACCATCGGACCATCCAGGGACTGGGGTTTtcgtcaggcaggaggattGTTTGGAggctcctgggagctgtgttCCTGACGAGTGGTGTGAATGTGTGCTGGGGGTTAGCAGAGTCGTTGAGGTGTGagtgtgggtttgtgtgtaagctgaaggaagtgtgtgtgtgtgttgaagGGTTCTAGGGCTGTAACCTTGTATGAGTTTggcttttcaggtttttcaactcatttttaaatttagaataaaaaatctCCAGCCAGggcctggttttttttttccctgggctgggttttttttttcctctgtcccaGTTTGTCTGCGAGGTGACGTTCGTTGCCAGAGTTTGGGCGTGGGTTTtcgtcaggcaggaggatttttttggagGCTCCCGGGAACCATGGTCCCAAGGACCAatgattgctggggtgtaatttagcagttgtgatGAGAGAGATGGTGAGTTTGTGTGTAATGTGAAGGGggtgttaatggtagatgagtgttttctgtgtgcttttgttgttttgggtttcctgtaacaataaatcaacatgtaatgaaaatataaacacaAGATGATAACCTTTTTCTATCTGTGTTGCTCTGCATTGCTCTGCATTTGCACtagctgctgcatttccctgtATTGGTCTATATGTAAATTAGACTTTTA encodes the following:
- the LOC118698530 gene encoding uncharacterized protein LOC118698530 isoform X4, which encodes MTQTCIPRCPRDLGGLNLCQSAPSQELSLDTSSQGAIQVAFGNGPGVATPPVTTASVSERARSVRPEQLSVLRSTLSKRHQPGASRSFPADKAAFLCSRDRHPQLCERCRRIKSRAEPPIPGAGIALSRKSRQRAAVKAEWARWSTCNLSWLSMTMPGAVGALGMPRNRGGQVSSGHPPESNQDLRAVPTHLHILGNFASSAFLNSTSSRIFPLRSSPSGLELSPRSPSSPLPSLGLPSLSSILLTVLLLTSYSPQGYRFPQNLPFDVKERQSEDVSQHVLQCLKTQGHCACGQLCRIFHQHVLRRQPMSLHFLYHGLFCSIFYCGLSQVLAVVCKIQFSSTPCFPSCHLHLNQCVSQVHPWTGVSSVLPAGV
- the LOC118698530 gene encoding uncharacterized protein LOC118698530 isoform X3 codes for the protein MTQTCIPRCPRDLGGLNLCQSAPSQVRYFPRAGTKSGYQQSRQSTWSAIQVAFGNGPGVATPPVTTASVSERARSVRPEQLSVLRSTLSKRHQPGASRSFPADKAAFLCSRDRHPQLCERCRRIKSRAEPPIPGAGIALSRKSRQRAAVKAEWARWSTCNLSWLSMTMPGAVGALGMPRNRGGQVSSGHPPESNQDLRAVPTHLHILGNFASSAFLNSTSSRIFPLRSSPSGLELSPRSPSSPLPSLGLPSLSSILLTVLLLTSYSPQGYRFPQNLPFDVKERQSEDVSQHVLQCLKTQGHCACGQLCRIFHQHVLRRQPMSLHFLYHGLFCSIFYCGLSQVLAVVCKIQFSSTPCFPSCHLHLNQCVSQVHPWTGVSSVLPAGV
- the LOC118698530 gene encoding uncharacterized protein LOC118698530 isoform X5, translating into MSERFGWIKSMSECPIPGTKSGYQQSRQSTWSAIQVAFGNGPGVATPPVTTASVSERARSVRPEQLSVLRSTLSKRHQPGASRSFPADKAAFLCSRDRHPQLCERCRRIKSRAEPPIPGAGIALSRKSRQRAAVKAEWARWSTCNLSWLSMTMPGAVGALGMPRNRGGQVSSGHPPESNQDLRAVPTHLHILGNFASSAFLNSTSSRIFPLRSSPSGLELSPRSPSSPLPSLGLPSLSSILLTVLLLTSYSPQGYRFPQNLPFDVKERQSEDVSQHVLQCLKTQGHCACGQLCRIFHQHVLRRQPMSLHFLYHGLFCSIFYCGLSQVLAVVCKIQFSSTPCFPSCHLHLNQCVSQVHPWTGVSSVLPAGV
- the LOC118698530 gene encoding uncharacterized protein LOC118698530 isoform X8, with product MSERFGWIKSMSECPIPGAIQVAFGNGPGVATPPVTTASVSERARSVRPEQLSVLRSTLSKRHQPGASRSFPADKAAFLCSRDRHPQLCERCRRIKSRAEPPIPGAGIALSRKSRQRAAVKAEWARWSTCNLSWLSMTMPGAVGALGMPRNRGGQVSSGHPPESNQDLRAVPTHLHILGNFASSAFLNSTSSRIFPLRSSPSGLELSPRSPSSPLPSLGLPSLSSILLTVLLLTSYSPQGYRFPQNLPFDVKERQSEDVSQHVLQCLKTQGHCACGQLCRIFHQHVLRRQPMSLHFLYHGLFCSIFYCGLSQVLAVVCKIQFSSTPCFPSCHLHLNQCVSQVHPWTGVSSVLPAGV
- the LOC118698530 gene encoding uncharacterized protein LOC118698530 isoform X1 is translated as MRFIDGYKMSGALKLSCNSLTLVLTFFSDLGGLNLCQSAPSQVRYFPRAGTKSGYQQSRQSTWSAIQVAFGNGPGVATPPVTTASVSERARSVRPEQLSVLRSTLSKRHQPGASRSFPADKAAFLCSRDRHPQLCERCRRIKSRAEPPIPGAGIALSRKSRQRAAVKAEWARWSTCNLSWLSMTMPGAVGALGMPRNRGGQVSSGHPPESNQDLRAVPTHLHILGNFASSAFLNSTSSRIFPLRSSPSGLELSPRSPSSPLPSLGLPSLSSILLTVLLLTSYSPQGYRFPQNLPFDVKERQSEDVSQHVLQCLKTQGHCACGQLCRIFHQHVLRRQPMSLHFLYHGLFCSIFYCGLSQVLAVVCKIQFSSTPCFPSCHLHLNQCVSQVHPWTGVSSVLPAGV
- the LOC118698530 gene encoding uncharacterized protein LOC118698530 isoform X2, whose amino-acid sequence is MRFIDGYKMSGALKLSCNSLTLVLTFFSDLGGLNLCQSAPSQELSLDTSSQGAIQVAFGNGPGVATPPVTTASVSERARSVRPEQLSVLRSTLSKRHQPGASRSFPADKAAFLCSRDRHPQLCERCRRIKSRAEPPIPGAGIALSRKSRQRAAVKAEWARWSTCNLSWLSMTMPGAVGALGMPRNRGGQVSSGHPPESNQDLRAVPTHLHILGNFASSAFLNSTSSRIFPLRSSPSGLELSPRSPSSPLPSLGLPSLSSILLTVLLLTSYSPQGYRFPQNLPFDVKERQSEDVSQHVLQCLKTQGHCACGQLCRIFHQHVLRRQPMSLHFLYHGLFCSIFYCGLSQVLAVVCKIQFSSTPCFPSCHLHLNQCVSQVHPWTGVSSVLPAGV
- the LOC118698530 gene encoding uncharacterized protein LOC118698530 isoform X12; this encodes MRFIDGYKMSGALKLSCNSLTLVLTFFSDLGGLNLCQSAPSQVRYFPRAGTKSGYQQSRQSTWSAIQVAFGNGPGVATPPVTTASVSERARSVRPEQLSVLRSTLSKRHQPGASRSFPADKAAFLCSRDRHPQLCERCRRIKSRAEPPIPGAGIALSRKSRQRAAVKAEWARWSTCNLSWLSMTMPGAVGALGMPRNRGGQVSSGHPPESNQDLSSDPSPHSWELCIFSLPQLDVVTDLSPEELAFRSGAIATVTQQSASFSRLAEPLEHPLNCFATNFL
- the LOC118698530 gene encoding uncharacterized protein LOC118698530 isoform X13, whose translation is MRFIDGYKMSGALKLSCNSLTLVLTFFSDLGGLNLCQSAPSQVRYFPRAGTKSGYQQSRQSTWSAIQVAFGNGPGVATPPVTTASVSERARSVRPEQLSVLRSTLSKRHQPGASRSFPADKAAFLCSRDRHPQLCERCRRIKSRAEPPIPGAGIALSRKSRQRAAVKAEWARWSTCNLSWLSMTMPGAVGALGMPRNRGGQVSSGHPPESNQDLSLPQLDVVTDLSPEELAFRSGAIATVTQQSASFSRLAEPLEHPLNCFATNFL
- the LOC118698530 gene encoding uncharacterized protein LOC118698530 isoform X6; protein product: MRFIDGYKMSGALKLSCNSLTLVLTFFSDLGGLNLCQSAPSQVRYFPRAGTKSGYQQSRQSTWSAIQVAFGNGPGVATPPVTTASVSERARSVRPEQLSVLRSTLSKRHQPGASRSFPADKAAFLCSRDRHPQLCERCRRIKSRAEPPIPGAGIALSRKSRQRAAVKAEWARWSTCNLSWLSMTMPGAVGALGMPRNRGGQVSSGHPPESNQDLRAVPTHLHILGNFASSAFLNSTSSRIFPLRSSPSGPQGYRFPQNLPFDVKERQSEDVSQHVLQCLKTQGHCACGQLCRIFHQHVLRRQPMSLHFLYHGLFCSIFYCGLSQVLAVVCKIQFSSTPCFPSCHLHLNQCVSQVHPWTGVSSVLPAGV
- the LOC118698530 gene encoding uncharacterized protein LOC118698530 isoform X11 — its product is MRFIDGYKMSGALKLSCNSLTLVLTFFSDLGGLNLCQSAPSQVRYFPRAGTKSGYQQSRQSTWSAIQVAFGNGPGVATPPVTTASVSERARSVRPEQLSVLRSTLSKRHQPGASRSFPADKAAFLCSRDRHPQLCERCRRIKSRAEPPIPGAGIALSRKSRQRAAVKAEWARWSTCNLSWLSMTMPGAVGALGMPRNRGGQVSSGHPPESNQDLRAVPTHLHILGNFASSAFLNSTSSRIFPLRSSPSGLELSPRSPSSPLPSLGLPSLSSILLTVLLLTSYSPQGYRFPQNLPFDVKERQSEDVSQHVLQCLNWPAR
- the LOC118698530 gene encoding uncharacterized protein LOC118698530 isoform X10, translating into MRFIDGYKMSGALKLSCNSLTLVLTFFSDLGGLNLCQSAPSQVRYFPRAGTKSGYQQSRQSTWSAIQVAFGNGPGVATPPVTTASVSERARSVRPEQLSVLRSTLSKRHQPGASRSFPADKAAFLCSRDRHPQLCERCRRIKSRAEPPIPGAGIALSRKSRQRAAVKAEWARWSTCNLSWLSMTMPGAVGALGMPRNRGGQVSSGHPPESNQDLRAVPTHLHILGNFASSAFLNSTSSRIFPLRSSPSGLELSPRSPSSPLPSLGLPSLSSILLTVLLLTSYSPQGYRFPQNLPFDVKERQSEDVSQHVLQCLNHLFSVATLRLKTPSMVEYCLGL
- the LOC118698530 gene encoding uncharacterized protein LOC118698530 isoform X7, with the protein product MSECPIPGTKSGYQQSRQSTWSAIQVAFGNGPGVATPPVTTASVSERARSVRPEQLSVLRSTLSKRHQPGASRSFPADKAAFLCSRDRHPQLCERCRRIKSRAEPPIPGAGIALSRKSRQRAAVKAEWARWSTCNLSWLSMTMPGAVGALGMPRNRGGQVSSGHPPESNQDLRAVPTHLHILGNFASSAFLNSTSSRIFPLRSSPSGLELSPRSPSSPLPSLGLPSLSSILLTVLLLTSYSPQGYRFPQNLPFDVKERQSEDVSQHVLQCLKTQGHCACGQLCRIFHQHVLRRQPMSLHFLYHGLFCSIFYCGLSQVLAVVCKIQFSSTPCFPSCHLHLNQCVSQVHPWTGVSSVLPAGV